Proteins encoded within one genomic window of Oryzias melastigma strain HK-1 unplaced genomic scaffold, ASM292280v2 sc00958, whole genome shotgun sequence:
- the LOC112141408 gene encoding gastrula zinc finger protein xLCGF3.1-like, whose amino-acid sequence MKEEPGELCISQDEEQLDLKQETETLMEIPALEEHVESEADGNNQQSLNGTDSQDEEGNQHEESTSTPDEETEPQNRDQRKRRDRSHVQSVSSSHMLSQKLSQKEKRLSSAGSGKRTRIPHDVSVHMRTKSNERPYVCKECEKRFSHACHLKRHMRTHTGEKPFSCNECNKSFNQVSSLKMHKRTHTGEKPFLCNKCNKSFSQMSNLKTHMRTHTGEKPFLCKECNRGFYQIASLKTHMRIHTGEKPFFCKECDKSFSDKSYLKIHMRTHTGEKPFSCDRCNKSFSQLISLKKHMRTHTGEKPFTCNECKKCF is encoded by the coding sequence ATGAAAGAGGAACCAGGAGaactctgcatcagtcaggatgaagagcagcttgatctgaagcaggagactgaaaccttgatggagattcctgctttggaggaacatgttgagagtgaagcagatggaaacaatcagcagagcttgaatggaactgatagtcaggatgaagaaggaaaccaacatgaagaatcaacatcaactccagatgaagagacagagccacagaacagagatcagaggaagagaagagacagaagtcatgtccaaagtgtttCCAGCTCTCACATGCTCTCACAAAAACTATcccaaaaagaaaagagactttcCTCTGCAGGGTCTGGTAAAAGAACAAGAATTCCACACGATGTGTCTGTCCACATGAGAACTAAATCTAATGAAAGACCTTAtgtctgtaaagaatgtgaGAAACGTTTTAGTCATGCATgtcatctcaaaagacacatgagaacccatacaggagagaagcctttttcctGCAACGAATGTAACAAAAGTTTTAATCAAGTGTCTTCTCtcaaaatgcacaaaagaactcatacaggagagaagccttttttatgtaacaaatgtaacaaaagttttagtcaaatgtctaatctcaaaacacacatgagaactcatacaggagagaagccttttttgtgtaaagaatgtaacAGAGGTTTTTATCAGATAGCtagtctcaaaacacacatgagaatccACACAGgggaaaaaccttttttctgtaaagaatgtgacaaaagtttcaGTGATAAATCTTATCTCAAAATAcatatgagaactcatacaggagagaagcctttttcatgtgacagatgtaataaaagttttagtcaactaatcagtctcaaaaaacacatgagaactcatacaggagaaaagccttttacatgtaatgaatgtaaaaaatgtttta